One window of Chryseobacterium indologenes genomic DNA carries:
- a CDS encoding response regulator transcription factor, with protein MKILIVEDEAALTQSISEYLSGENYLCEAASTFSEAMSKIEIFDYDCILLDIMLPDGNGLKILEELKKQQKQDGLIIISAKNALDDKIEGLKLGADDYLTKPFHLSELMARVYSIIRRKQFSSSNVVKQNELQIDLLAKTVAVNDEAISLTKKEFDLLIYFIGNKNKVISKSTLAEHLSGDLADMLDNHDFVYAHVKNLKKKLYDAGCGHYLKTVYGTGYKWES; from the coding sequence ATGAAAATCCTAATCGTTGAAGACGAAGCAGCACTTACCCAAAGTATTTCCGAATATCTGTCCGGAGAGAACTACCTGTGTGAAGCAGCCAGCACATTCAGTGAAGCCATGAGTAAAATAGAGATATTTGACTATGACTGCATTTTACTGGACATTATGCTTCCGGATGGAAATGGTCTGAAGATACTTGAAGAATTAAAAAAGCAACAAAAACAGGACGGCCTAATTATTATTTCTGCCAAGAATGCTCTGGATGATAAAATTGAAGGTTTAAAACTGGGTGCGGATGATTATCTTACCAAACCTTTTCATCTCTCCGAGCTTATGGCAAGGGTATATTCTATTATCCGGAGAAAGCAGTTCAGCAGTTCCAATGTGGTAAAACAAAATGAACTTCAGATTGATTTGCTGGCTAAAACAGTTGCTGTAAATGATGAAGCCATTTCGTTAACAAAAAAAGAATTTGATCTTTTAATTTATTTCATAGGCAATAAAAATAAAGTTATCTCCAAAAGTACACTGGCAGAACACCTTTCCGGAGACCTTGCAGATATGCTAGACAATCATGACTTCGTATATGCTCACGTAAAAAATCTTAAGAAAAAGCTGTATGATGCGGGATGTGGACATTATTTGAAAACAGTGTATGGAACGGGGTATAAGTGGGAAAGCTAG
- a CDS encoding aldo/keto reductase — protein MFAACLRIQHFKYIHIKTDILTEKHRLGIGGVAIGTAFENITDEQAYKILQTAWDTGIQYYDTSPWYGLTKSERRFGGFLKDKDRNDFVFSTKVGRLFHEVPESEVPPTMWKNPLHYDFFHDYTADAVQRSIEDSLERTGLSHIDIVYIHDLSEDQVGDRYPYFLKQAREEAFKILSKLREQGVIKAWGMGVNKIEPILDCIDSADPDICLSATQYSILEHEDAVDRLLPVVRKAGVKLVSGAGYNSGYLAGRERYNYKDVIPKGMHEKRARMTSIAEKYNISIIDAALHFVLAADEFASIIPGASQPEQVKDNMKALNTTIPVEFWKELKNEGLIYDKAQVPGGK, from the coding sequence ATGTTTGCAGCCTGTTTAAGAATCCAACACTTTAAATATATTCATATAAAAACAGACATTTTAACAGAAAAGCACCGACTGGGAATAGGTGGAGTAGCGATAGGAACTGCTTTTGAAAATATTACAGATGAACAGGCTTATAAGATACTGCAAACAGCCTGGGATACAGGAATCCAGTATTATGATACGTCTCCGTGGTATGGACTGACCAAGAGTGAGCGAAGATTCGGAGGTTTTCTTAAGGATAAAGACAGGAATGACTTTGTTTTTTCAACCAAAGTAGGGAGACTTTTTCATGAGGTTCCTGAATCTGAAGTTCCGCCTACCATGTGGAAAAATCCTCTTCACTACGATTTCTTTCATGATTATACAGCTGATGCTGTGCAAAGATCTATTGAAGACAGCCTGGAAAGAACCGGACTGAGTCATATTGATATTGTTTACATACATGACCTGTCTGAAGATCAGGTAGGAGACCGCTATCCTTATTTTCTGAAACAGGCAAGAGAAGAGGCTTTTAAGATTCTTTCAAAGCTTAGGGAACAGGGAGTTATCAAAGCATGGGGAATGGGTGTGAATAAAATAGAACCTATTTTGGATTGTATTGACTCTGCCGATCCGGATATCTGTCTTTCTGCAACGCAGTATTCTATTCTGGAACATGAAGATGCGGTGGACCGGCTGCTTCCTGTTGTGAGAAAAGCAGGGGTAAAACTTGTTTCGGGAGCTGGATATAATTCAGGATATCTGGCTGGAAGAGAGCGCTACAATTATAAAGATGTGATCCCAAAAGGAATGCATGAGAAAAGAGCCCGTATGACATCTATTGCAGAAAAATACAACATAAGTATTATTGATGCTGCTCTTCATTTTGTATTGGCCGCTGATGAATTTGCTTCTATTATTCCCGGAGCGAGCCAGCCTGAACAGGTAAAAGATAATATGAAAGCTCTAAATACTACTATTCCTGTTGAATTCTGGAAAGAGTTAAAAAATGAAGGGCTGATTTATGACAAGGCACAGGTTCCGGGAGGAAAATAA
- a CDS encoding sensor histidine kinase, producing the protein MKPLLTKTTKPFLIYVLIVLMISIPVYYFVVDTIWKGELDEHNHIIIKKTAYEFNQLKLSEEELDKSVTLWNHIQPETNIEKISTQQIKRDTVYTYEKHLPFISEQKKERYRCLKKVIYLQNKPYLFTIQTNIEESHETIAVIAMITIFFFVIIVLGLLYLNRKLSSSIWKPFRDTLDQLKTFNLNSQNTLQFPASDTTEFEELNQSLYKLIERNISTYKTQKEFTENASHELQTPLAIIKNKLDLLLQDQNLTEKQYRIAEDINKALTRSSRINKNLLLLAKIENNQFDGSEIVLFDHLLQQSIDTLGEHFEQKNISVQEEISASVQVNGNSILTEILINNLIINAIRHTSPGGFISIQLTGSSFEVSNSGAEKLNTDFLFKRFSKLSTDNSGSGLGLAIIQEICRFHHWTISYRFENNRHIFTVKL; encoded by the coding sequence TTGAAGCCTCTACTAACCAAAACCACAAAACCCTTTCTCATCTACGTACTTATTGTACTGATGATAAGTATTCCTGTCTATTATTTTGTGGTGGACACCATCTGGAAAGGTGAGCTGGATGAGCATAATCACATTATTATCAAGAAAACAGCTTATGAATTTAACCAATTAAAGCTGTCTGAAGAAGAATTGGACAAAAGCGTTACGCTATGGAATCATATCCAGCCTGAAACGAATATTGAAAAAATTTCAACTCAGCAAATAAAACGGGATACGGTTTATACTTATGAAAAACATTTACCTTTTATTTCGGAACAAAAAAAAGAACGGTACAGATGCCTGAAAAAGGTCATTTATCTGCAAAACAAACCTTATCTTTTTACCATACAGACCAATATTGAGGAATCACACGAAACAATAGCGGTGATCGCAATGATTACCATTTTTTTCTTTGTAATCATTGTTTTAGGGCTTTTATACCTGAACAGAAAGCTTTCTTCATCTATCTGGAAACCATTCAGAGATACATTGGATCAACTGAAAACCTTCAATCTTAACAGCCAGAATACCCTACAATTTCCGGCTTCTGACACCACAGAATTTGAAGAACTGAATCAGTCTCTTTATAAACTGATAGAACGCAATATTTCTACTTATAAAACCCAGAAAGAATTTACAGAAAACGCTTCCCATGAGCTGCAGACTCCGTTGGCCATTATTAAGAATAAGCTTGATCTTTTGCTTCAGGATCAGAATCTCACTGAAAAACAGTACAGAATCGCTGAAGATATAAACAAGGCTCTTACTAGAAGCTCCCGCATCAATAAAAACCTTTTACTGCTTGCTAAAATTGAGAATAATCAGTTTGATGGTTCAGAGATTGTTTTGTTTGACCATTTACTTCAACAAAGTATTGACACACTTGGGGAACATTTTGAGCAAAAAAATATTTCCGTTCAGGAAGAGATCTCTGCTAGTGTACAGGTGAATGGAAACAGCATTCTCACAGAAATACTGATCAACAACCTCATCATCAATGCCATTCGCCATACTTCTCCCGGAGGTTTTATTTCTATCCAATTGACGGGTTCATCTTTTGAAGTTTCCAATTCCGGTGCTGAAAAGCTGAATACGGATTTCCTGTTCAAAAGATTTTCAAAACTTTCAACAGATAACAGCGGAAGCGGGCTGGGACTCGCTATCATTCAGGAAATCTGCAGGTTTCATCATTGGACGATCAGCTATCGCTTTGAAAACAATCGCCATATCTTCACTGTTAAATTATAG
- a CDS encoding efflux RND transporter periplasmic adaptor subunit, which produces MHFKNISIYSLALILTLSSCSGKKEEEKTVYENTKFTKNNENSVHLTEKQVQSVGITITSIQNRNMEKLVRLNGKAEIAPSHISSVSSIMGGHIKSINVINGSHFNKGQVLAVVEDPQFIQLQQDYLVTKAQLEAARLNFNRQKDLNTSKASSDKTMQTAQADYSTLNATLRGLEEKLRIIGINAKGLHTGNIRSKINIYAPFTGFVSKILVNNGQYINPADTLFELINPAGLLLELKIFENDVNDVKVGQEILVYNNQNPDVKSNARIVSVVPSIENGGSATAIAKLSSVNSEFVKGMYINAEVNISSRYTQGLPNEAVVSFENKNYVFEDLGKSNYKMIPVVAGISDDQFTEIVKADALKDKKIVQKGAYSLLMMLKNKAE; this is translated from the coding sequence ATGCATTTCAAGAATATATCAATATACAGCCTTGCCTTAATCCTTACTTTATCTTCATGTTCAGGAAAAAAAGAAGAAGAAAAAACGGTTTACGAAAACACAAAATTCACCAAAAACAATGAGAATTCGGTTCATCTTACGGAAAAACAAGTTCAGTCTGTAGGAATTACCATCACATCCATTCAGAACAGGAATATGGAGAAGCTGGTAAGACTGAACGGAAAAGCAGAAATTGCACCTTCTCACATCAGTTCGGTTTCCAGTATCATGGGCGGACACATCAAGTCTATTAACGTAATTAACGGAAGCCACTTCAATAAAGGACAGGTTCTAGCTGTTGTAGAAGATCCACAGTTTATACAGCTTCAGCAGGATTATCTGGTGACAAAAGCACAGCTTGAAGCCGCAAGACTGAACTTTAACCGTCAGAAAGACCTTAATACGAGCAAAGCAAGCAGTGATAAGACGATGCAGACCGCTCAGGCAGACTATTCTACTCTGAATGCTACTTTAAGAGGGCTTGAAGAAAAGCTGAGAATCATCGGAATCAATGCCAAAGGTTTACATACCGGGAATATCAGAAGTAAGATCAATATTTACGCTCCGTTTACCGGTTTTGTAAGTAAGATTCTTGTGAATAACGGACAATATATCAATCCGGCAGATACCTTGTTTGAGCTGATCAACCCCGCAGGACTGCTTTTGGAATTAAAAATTTTTGAAAATGATGTGAATGATGTGAAAGTAGGTCAGGAAATTTTAGTGTACAACAATCAGAATCCGGATGTAAAATCCAACGCCAGAATCGTCAGTGTAGTTCCAAGTATTGAAAATGGGGGATCCGCAACTGCAATTGCTAAGTTGTCCTCGGTAAATTCTGAATTTGTAAAAGGAATGTATATCAATGCTGAAGTTAATATCAGCAGCCGTTACACACAAGGGCTTCCGAACGAAGCGGTAGTATCTTTTGAGAATAAAAATTATGTTTTTGAAGATCTCGGAAAATCCAATTACAAAATGATTCCTGTGGTAGCCGGAATTTCTGATGATCAGTTTACAGAGATTGTAAAAGCAGATGCTTTAAAAGATAAAAAAATTGTGCAGAAAGGAGCATACAGCCTTTTGATGATGCTTAAAAACAAAGCAGAATAA
- a CDS encoding SDR family oxidoreductase has protein sequence MKNQRRPPFFGETVVITGASSGIGKAVAEAFAEQGADLVLAARGEDALKETAELCRKLGATVIAVPTDTSIAGEVENLVKEALEFSGKIDYWVNNAGVLAFGKFEEIPVDVSDQIVKTNLLGYMHSAHAVLPVFKKQKKGVLLNNISIGGWMPAPYGTAYTASKFGIRGMVETLQGEVSDFPDIHICALYPGFQKSSGIEHAANYSGIKLSTPPPSFDPRKLAASIVETAKNPKEATYPDWSAVVFKNLYEMFPGVIRYVSSAGMRMVMKKAHRDKNTGGNVKEPSKGNMGIDGKTLFSIPAKPLIWAGAGLIGAVAAGLLLTGNSKKTG, from the coding sequence ATGAAAAATCAAAGAAGACCTCCTTTTTTTGGAGAAACAGTGGTCATTACAGGTGCTTCAAGTGGTATTGGGAAGGCTGTAGCAGAAGCTTTTGCAGAACAGGGAGCAGATCTTGTGCTGGCAGCAAGAGGTGAAGATGCTTTGAAAGAAACAGCAGAACTATGCAGAAAACTGGGCGCTACGGTAATTGCTGTTCCCACAGATACTTCTATAGCCGGAGAGGTTGAAAATCTAGTAAAAGAAGCCCTTGAATTTAGTGGTAAAATTGATTACTGGGTGAATAATGCCGGAGTGCTGGCATTTGGTAAATTTGAAGAAATTCCGGTTGATGTGAGCGATCAGATCGTGAAAACAAACCTGCTGGGATATATGCACTCGGCCCATGCAGTGCTTCCTGTCTTTAAGAAACAGAAAAAGGGAGTACTGCTTAACAATATTTCCATTGGCGGATGGATGCCTGCACCCTATGGAACAGCCTATACCGCCTCAAAATTTGGAATCCGTGGTATGGTGGAAACCTTACAGGGAGAAGTTTCAGATTTTCCTGATATTCATATCTGTGCGCTTTACCCGGGATTTCAGAAATCATCAGGAATAGAACATGCTGCTAATTACTCAGGAATAAAACTCAGTACGCCTCCACCTTCATTTGATCCGCGTAAGCTGGCCGCTTCTATTGTAGAGACTGCTAAGAATCCAAAAGAAGCTACCTATCCCGATTGGTCTGCAGTGGTATTTAAAAACCTGTATGAAATGTTTCCGGGAGTCATTCGCTATGTCTCTTCAGCAGGAATGCGGATGGTCATGAAAAAAGCGCATCGGGATAAAAACACCGGCGGAAATGTAAAGGAACCTTCTAAAGGAAATATGGGAATTGATGGAAAAACATTGTTCTCTATTCCTGCAAAACCTTTGATCTGGGCAGGTGCAGGACTTATTGGAGCTGTGGCTGCAGGATTACTATTGACGGGTAATTCTAAGAAAACGGGATAA
- a CDS encoding aldo/keto reductase has product MEKRKIKNTDLTIAPINFGGNVFGWTLDEKQSFDILDRFAEAGFNFVDTADTYSWWVNGKGGQSEEIIGKWMKSRSNRNDIVLATKVGSETKEHGYDISRKHILQSVDESLKRLQTDHIDLYYTHFDDNITPVEETLSAYDEIIKAGKVRYIAASNLSPERLKASFEAAEKNNLPKYVALQPHYNLMEREGFEKNYAPLAEQFDLSVFPYWSLAAGFLTGKYRDEADLAKSARGEGVRKYLNDKGLEVLKALDQVSAKHNTTQGTVSLAWLLSNPLITAPIVSATSASQLETVFNAPKLILDQEDIDLLNKASN; this is encoded by the coding sequence ATGGAAAAAAGAAAGATCAAGAACACCGATTTAACGATTGCACCAATCAATTTCGGAGGAAATGTTTTTGGATGGACACTGGATGAAAAACAGTCTTTTGATATACTGGACCGCTTTGCAGAAGCAGGATTCAATTTTGTAGATACAGCAGATACTTATTCATGGTGGGTGAACGGGAAAGGAGGACAGTCTGAAGAGATCATCGGAAAGTGGATGAAAAGCCGTTCCAACCGTAATGACATCGTTCTGGCAACCAAAGTAGGTTCTGAAACCAAAGAACATGGCTATGATATCAGCAGAAAACATATTTTACAATCAGTAGATGAGTCACTGAAAAGACTTCAGACTGATCATATTGATCTCTATTATACTCACTTTGATGATAATATCACTCCGGTAGAAGAAACGCTTTCGGCTTATGATGAGATCATTAAGGCTGGAAAAGTTCGTTATATTGCGGCTTCTAATTTATCACCTGAGCGATTAAAAGCATCATTTGAAGCCGCGGAAAAGAATAATCTTCCCAAATATGTTGCATTGCAGCCTCATTATAACCTGATGGAAAGAGAAGGTTTTGAGAAAAATTATGCACCTCTGGCAGAACAGTTTGATTTAAGTGTATTTCCATATTGGTCTCTTGCTGCAGGTTTTCTAACAGGTAAATACCGTGATGAAGCGGACCTTGCAAAAAGCGCAAGAGGTGAGGGCGTAAGAAAATATTTAAATGATAAAGGACTTGAAGTATTAAAGGCTTTGGATCAGGTAAGTGCAAAACACAATACTACTCAGGGAACGGTTTCTTTAGCATGGCTGTTATCCAATCCTTTGATCACGGCGCCCATTGTAAGTGCTACAAGTGCATCACAGCTTGAAACAGTATTCAATGCCCCAAAACTTATTCTGGATCAGGAAGATATTGATCTGTTGAATAAAGCAAGTAACTAA
- a CDS encoding chloride channel protein has translation MKIHNKKKYLSFLKFKRDFQKYGLEKARSYELILHWLNNRLSRNQFLVLSGILVGCTAGLAGVILKTLVHYIHNFITNKVHFEYQILFYIVFPFLGIVLTTMIVLTLFKGQDRKGIGAILYEIAQNSSIVASVKMYSQVIQSAVTVGLGGSAGLESPIAVTGAAIGSNYAQTYRLSYKERTLLLAAGATAGIASAFNAPIAGIMFAFEILLTGVVFTDFIPLVVAAVCGSLLSRILLQEDVLFRFYTRDAFNYKNVPYYLILGIVTGLYARYFVIISQKVEHFIKGLQLSRMRKAMFGGAVLSLLCVLFPPLFGEGYETVKAFTNGNTHSIIENSFFRYFEIGEWTIIIFLVLVLLLKAFATSFTIFSGGNGGNFAPSLFAGGTLGYLFALVCQHIGFTDVPVTNLVLVGMAGAMSGVLYAPLTAIFLIAESSFGYDLFIPLMIVSVMSYLIAKWFSPISPELKSLADEGKILTNKHDKNLLFALRTEDFIDQYSQTINENASVTELFEMVKNGDKNIFAVVDDNKKLKGILTLDDIRPYLFNKEMDAFQLVIQIMKAPPAILHRDNKPLDILQTFDDTGVWNLPVVSENNDFIGFISKSSILMSYRQLLKEYSD, from the coding sequence GTGAAAATTCACAACAAAAAAAAGTACCTGAGCTTCCTTAAATTTAAAAGAGATTTCCAGAAATACGGATTAGAAAAAGCACGTAGTTATGAGCTTATTCTGCATTGGCTGAACAACAGACTGAGCCGGAATCAGTTTCTTGTTCTTTCCGGAATTTTGGTAGGTTGCACCGCAGGGCTTGCAGGAGTTATTCTGAAAACGCTGGTACACTATATTCACAATTTCATTACGAATAAAGTCCATTTTGAATATCAGATACTGTTCTATATTGTTTTTCCTTTTTTAGGAATTGTTCTTACCACGATGATTGTTCTGACCTTGTTCAAAGGACAGGACCGTAAAGGTATCGGGGCTATTCTGTATGAAATTGCACAGAATTCCAGTATCGTAGCTTCCGTTAAAATGTATTCTCAGGTAATACAAAGTGCAGTTACTGTTGGGTTGGGAGGTTCCGCAGGATTGGAGAGTCCTATTGCCGTTACCGGAGCTGCTATTGGCTCAAACTATGCGCAGACCTACAGATTAAGTTACAAAGAACGTACTTTATTGCTGGCTGCAGGTGCTACAGCAGGGATTGCTTCGGCATTCAATGCGCCGATTGCCGGAATCATGTTTGCCTTTGAAATTCTCCTGACGGGAGTGGTTTTTACAGACTTTATTCCTCTGGTTGTGGCTGCTGTCTGCGGAAGTCTTTTGTCGAGGATTTTGCTTCAGGAAGATGTTCTTTTCAGGTTTTATACAAGAGATGCGTTCAACTATAAAAATGTTCCTTATTACCTTATCTTAGGAATTGTAACAGGCTTGTATGCCCGTTATTTTGTAATTATTTCTCAAAAAGTAGAACATTTTATAAAAGGGCTTCAGCTTTCCAGAATGCGTAAAGCAATGTTTGGAGGCGCTGTACTTTCATTATTGTGTGTTCTTTTTCCTCCCTTATTCGGAGAAGGATATGAAACTGTGAAAGCATTTACCAACGGAAATACCCATTCTATTATTGAAAACAGTTTTTTCAGGTATTTTGAGATCGGAGAATGGACCATTATTATATTTTTAGTTCTGGTATTGCTGTTAAAAGCATTTGCTACTTCTTTTACGATATTCAGCGGAGGTAACGGAGGTAATTTTGCCCCGTCGCTTTTTGCAGGAGGAACTTTAGGGTACTTATTTGCTTTGGTCTGCCAGCACATAGGTTTTACAGATGTTCCGGTAACGAATCTTGTTTTGGTAGGAATGGCCGGAGCAATGAGTGGTGTATTATACGCTCCTCTTACAGCGATATTTCTGATTGCTGAATCCAGTTTCGGGTATGATTTGTTCATTCCTCTGATGATTGTTTCTGTGATGTCTTACCTTATTGCCAAATGGTTTTCCCCAATTTCTCCGGAACTGAAATCTTTAGCTGATGAAGGAAAAATATTGACCAATAAACATGATAAGAACCTTCTTTTTGCTTTGAGAACGGAAGATTTTATCGATCAGTATTCTCAGACGATTAATGAAAATGCTTCTGTTACTGAACTATTTGAAATGGTAAAAAATGGAGATAAGAATATCTTTGCCGTTGTAGATGATAATAAAAAGCTAAAGGGAATCCTAACTCTCGATGATATTAGACCTTATCTTTTTAACAAAGAAATGGATGCTTTCCAACTGGTTATTCAGATTATGAAAGCACCACCGGCTATACTCCACCGTGACAATAAACCTCTGGATATTCTTCAGACTTTTGATGATACAGGGGTATGGAACCTTCCGGTAGTGAGTGAGAATAATGATTTTATAGGCTTTATTTCAAAATCTTCAATACTGATGAGCTACAGACAGCTTTTGAAGGAATACTCTGATTAA
- a CDS encoding four helix bundle protein, giving the protein MNLYKYLSTHKNEYVLSKQLLRSGTAVGALIRESQNAESKADFIHKLAVAQKECDESIYWIELLCHTEYLSSTEFESINNEAIEILKIIRSIIITSKNK; this is encoded by the coding sequence ATTAATCTTTATAAATATCTTTCAACTCATAAAAATGAATATGTTCTGAGTAAACAGCTATTAAGAAGTGGAACAGCAGTAGGAGCCTTGATAAGAGAGTCACAGAATGCAGAAAGTAAGGCAGACTTTATTCATAAGCTCGCTGTTGCTCAAAAAGAATGTGACGAATCTATTTACTGGATTGAGCTTTTATGTCATACTGAATATTTATCATCTACTGAATTTGAAAGCATAAATAATGAAGCCATAGAAATATTAAAAATAATCCGAAGCATCATCATTACATCAAAAAACAAATAG
- a CDS encoding NAD(P)/FAD-dependent oxidoreductase, translated as MKKHILIVGGGFAGINLIKSLKNDKRFKITLVDKNNYHFFPPLIYQVATSFIEASNISYPFRKLFSNDKHVKFHMGSLLKVNPENKTIETDTGNLNYDYLVLALGTESNFFGMENVKKCAMPMKNIEEALYLRNHILLTLEEAARNKDIKEAEKLQNIVIAGGGPTGVELAGMLAEMGKYIAQKEYPEIKLGLSNLYLIDALPTLLSPMSKLAQETAYEKLKELGVKILLNVSVKDYTDHKVILSDGTSIETETLIWTSGVIGKEIPGLPEESIGKGRRVLVDAYNKVEGTTNIYALGDVSLMLADEKFPKGHPQLAQVAIQQGKNLAANFKRIKDGKVLEQFQYNDKGSMAIISKYNAVVDLPKHSFNGFIAWLTWLFIHIIPLVGFKNKIQMAMDWFRLFITNNPSIRLILFPKRNTGNG; from the coding sequence ATGAAAAAGCATATTCTAATCGTAGGAGGAGGATTTGCGGGGATCAATCTTATCAAATCTCTCAAAAATGATAAAAGGTTCAAAATAACCCTGGTTGATAAGAACAATTATCATTTTTTCCCGCCACTCATCTATCAGGTTGCTACTTCCTTCATAGAAGCTTCCAATATCAGCTACCCTTTCAGAAAACTTTTTTCCAACGACAAACATGTGAAATTTCATATGGGAAGCCTGTTGAAAGTAAACCCCGAAAACAAGACCATAGAAACTGATACAGGAAACCTGAACTATGATTATCTCGTATTGGCATTAGGAACAGAATCTAATTTCTTTGGAATGGAAAATGTAAAGAAATGTGCCATGCCTATGAAAAATATAGAAGAAGCTCTTTATCTCAGAAATCATATCCTGCTGACTCTGGAAGAAGCTGCCCGGAATAAAGACATCAAAGAAGCAGAAAAACTTCAGAATATCGTGATTGCGGGAGGTGGTCCTACAGGAGTAGAACTGGCCGGGATGCTGGCTGAAATGGGAAAATATATTGCTCAGAAAGAATATCCTGAAATAAAACTGGGGCTTTCTAACCTTTACCTGATTGATGCTTTACCTACCTTACTTTCACCGATGAGCAAGTTGGCTCAGGAAACTGCCTATGAAAAACTGAAAGAATTAGGTGTTAAAATTCTGCTGAATGTTTCCGTAAAAGACTATACTGATCATAAAGTCATTCTAAGCGACGGCACATCTATTGAAACGGAGACCCTGATCTGGACTTCCGGAGTGATCGGAAAAGAAATCCCGGGACTACCGGAAGAAAGCATTGGAAAAGGAAGAAGAGTTTTAGTAGATGCCTATAATAAAGTAGAAGGAACGACCAATATTTACGCATTGGGAGACGTTTCTTTAATGCTGGCTGATGAAAAATTTCCGAAAGGACATCCCCAGCTCGCTCAGGTTGCCATTCAGCAGGGGAAAAATCTTGCTGCTAATTTTAAACGGATAAAAGACGGAAAAGTTCTGGAGCAATTCCAGTACAATGATAAAGGCAGTATGGCCATTATTTCAAAATACAATGCTGTGGTAGATCTTCCAAAACATTCTTTTAATGGATTCATAGCGTGGCTCACCTGGCTTTTCATTCATATTATTCCTTTGGTAGGATTCAAAAATAAAATTCAGATGGCCATGGACTGGTTCCGTCTGTTTATTACCAACAATCCATCCATTAGGCTTATTCTCTTTCCAAAAAGAAATACAGGGAACGGATAA